Proteins encoded by one window of Desulfovibrio ferrophilus:
- a CDS encoding BMP family protein: protein MIKSRLIRFLCLVAVATALLLPGTAFAKKLKVAGIYTQPIQQKWDACLHKALVKYAEQGAIEYVYSEKVSNTDYIRVLREYSEAGVNLIVGEAFGISRDVRKVADDYPEVAYLMGDSFGPHGKNMSVFDNYIHEPCYLMGMIAGKMTKSNKIGMVGGYPIGEVNRLFNAFMAGAKATNPAVQFKVSFIGSWYDPPKAKEFAYAQVESGVDVLYAERAGVVDSAREKGIIAFGNVNDMNKEENGTNVVVTSALWSMDSAIGHAIERVEAGTFAAEDYKEWTMMAKGGSSLSPYYEFDAKIPAEVKAEVAKTAAAIKAGSFTVEINDNEPKSTF from the coding sequence ATGATCAAGTCCCGTCTGATCCGTTTCCTGTGTCTTGTTGCCGTAGCCACGGCGCTGCTTCTGCCCGGCACGGCCTTCGCCAAGAAGCTCAAAGTCGCTGGCATCTACACCCAGCCCATTCAGCAGAAATGGGATGCCTGCCTGCACAAGGCACTGGTCAAATACGCCGAGCAGGGCGCCATCGAGTACGTGTACTCCGAAAAAGTTTCCAATACCGATTACATCCGCGTGCTGCGCGAATACTCAGAAGCTGGCGTGAACCTGATCGTGGGCGAGGCCTTCGGCATCTCCCGTGATGTGCGCAAGGTTGCCGATGACTATCCCGAAGTGGCTTACCTGATGGGTGATTCCTTCGGCCCTCACGGCAAGAACATGTCCGTGTTCGACAACTACATCCACGAGCCCTGCTATCTGATGGGCATGATCGCGGGCAAGATGACCAAGTCCAACAAGATCGGCATGGTCGGCGGCTACCCCATCGGCGAAGTCAACCGTCTGTTCAATGCGTTCATGGCTGGAGCCAAGGCCACGAACCCGGCCGTACAATTCAAGGTTTCCTTCATCGGTTCCTGGTATGATCCGCCGAAGGCCAAGGAATTTGCCTACGCCCAGGTCGAGTCCGGTGTGGACGTGCTGTACGCCGAGCGTGCCGGTGTGGTCGATTCTGCCCGCGAAAAGGGCATCATCGCCTTCGGTAATGTCAACGACATGAACAAGGAAGAGAACGGCACCAACGTGGTCGTGACCTCCGCTCTGTGGAGCATGGATTCCGCCATCGGCCACGCCATCGAGCGTGTCGAAGCTGGCACCTTTGCTGCCGAGGACTACAAGGAGTGGACCATGATGGCCAAGGGTGGATCTTCCCTGTCCCCCTACTACGAGTTCGACGCCAAAATCCCCGCTGAAGTAAAGGCCGAAGTTGCCAAGACCGCTGCCGCCATCAAGGCCGGTTCCTTCACCGTCGAGATCAACGACAACGAACCCAAGTCCACCTTCTAG
- a CDS encoding ABC transporter ATP-binding protein — translation MYTPKPALRLSNITKRFGSLVANDAISLELGKGEMLALLGENGAGKTTLMNVLFGHYVPDDGRVEIHGNVIPQGSPREALHAGVGMVHQHFTLGENMSVLENIILGTEPTLSLSLETGAARKRLAELMEQFGLTVTPDALVRDLSVGQRQRVEILKALFRDTSVLILDEPTAVLTPQESDKLFETLRLLVDKGLSVIFITHKLREVMAASDRCVVLRHGKVVLTTPTAETDAETLARAMVGGEVPKTERVPSLTGKELLRIDGVTVQSPEGRALLDNLNLSLHAGEILGIAGVSGNGQAQLADLISGLTPPDSGSIAVNGKTIARPTPAGMVAMGVGRIPEDRTGTGLIGDMTVQENLGSEVYRNKEFSRFGFLNFKSLRRRAKELIERFDVRCPGPGAATRKLSGGNMQKLILARVLSGKPSVILASQPTWGLDVGAAAFVHRCLMEAAERGAGVLLISEDLDELFQVTDRIQVMHCGRLSTPVRPGEVDAAQLGLAMSGHRAAPHTSDTIHSASATTGETLQ, via the coding sequence ATGTATACACCAAAGCCTGCCTTGCGATTGAGCAACATCACCAAACGCTTCGGGTCGCTTGTCGCCAACGACGCCATCTCCCTGGAATTGGGAAAGGGCGAGATGCTGGCCCTGTTGGGCGAAAACGGCGCCGGCAAGACCACATTGATGAACGTCCTGTTCGGGCATTACGTGCCCGACGACGGCCGAGTGGAAATCCACGGCAACGTTATCCCGCAGGGATCACCTCGTGAAGCCTTGCATGCCGGAGTGGGCATGGTGCACCAGCACTTCACTCTGGGCGAAAACATGTCTGTGCTTGAAAACATCATCCTGGGCACCGAACCGACGCTGAGCCTGAGCCTGGAAACCGGCGCAGCACGCAAACGATTGGCCGAACTGATGGAACAATTCGGGCTCACCGTCACCCCCGATGCCCTGGTCCGCGACCTGTCCGTGGGCCAGCGCCAGCGCGTGGAAATCCTGAAGGCCTTGTTCCGGGACACCAGCGTACTGATTCTGGACGAACCCACCGCCGTGCTCACCCCCCAGGAGAGCGACAAACTTTTCGAGACCCTGCGCCTGCTGGTGGACAAGGGCCTGTCCGTCATCTTCATCACCCATAAATTGCGTGAGGTCATGGCTGCCAGTGACCGCTGCGTGGTCCTGCGCCATGGCAAAGTGGTGCTGACCACCCCCACCGCCGAGACCGACGCCGAAACCCTGGCTCGGGCCATGGTGGGTGGCGAAGTTCCCAAAACCGAACGCGTTCCAAGCCTAACAGGTAAAGAACTCCTGCGTATTGATGGTGTGACGGTCCAAAGTCCCGAAGGCCGGGCGCTGTTGGATAACTTGAACCTTTCACTGCATGCCGGAGAAATCCTGGGCATCGCTGGCGTATCCGGCAATGGGCAGGCCCAATTGGCAGACCTGATTTCCGGACTGACCCCCCCTGATTCCGGGAGCATCGCCGTAAATGGCAAGACCATTGCCCGCCCCACCCCCGCCGGGATGGTTGCCATGGGCGTGGGACGCATACCCGAGGACCGCACAGGAACCGGACTGATCGGCGACATGACCGTACAGGAAAATCTGGGGAGCGAGGTCTATCGCAACAAGGAATTTTCACGCTTTGGATTCCTGAATTTCAAGAGTCTGCGCCGCCGGGCCAAGGAACTCATAGAGCGCTTTGATGTGCGTTGTCCCGGACCGGGAGCGGCCACGCGCAAGCTTTCGGGCGGCAATATGCAGAAGCTCATCCTGGCCCGTGTGCTGTCAGGCAAACCATCGGTCATCCTGGCCAGCCAACCCACCTGGGGGCTGGACGTGGGCGCTGCAGCCTTCGTGCACCGCTGCCTGATGGAAGCCGCAGAACGTGGCGCCGGAGTGCTGCTCATCTCCGAGGATCTGGACGAGCTGTTCCAGGTCACGGATCGCATCCAGGTCATGCATTGTGGACGTCTCTCAACTCCGGTACGCCCCGGTGAAGTGGACGCCGCACAACTCGGCCTGGCCATGAGCGGACATCGTGCCGCCCCACACACCTCCGACACCATACATTCCGCGTCAGCCACGACCGGGGAGACCCTGCAATGA
- a CDS encoding ABC transporter permease, whose protein sequence is MRLEPRENVSLALKALGPILAIAVAMGFCSLLIIWSGASPMEAWGLLLKGSLGSTFALTETLTRATPLIFTGLAAAIAFRAKLWNIGGEGQLYAGACIATWLGTGMLDLPVWLMVPVLFLAGALAGGLLLLGPTLLKTKLSVDEVVTTLLLNFIVLLFVNWLVFGPWKDPMAMGWPQAAPVVDSAELGQMVAKTRLHWGFVIALACAVGAWALMRFTTWGFEIRAVGHNQQASRFAGIPVNAAIVRTALISGGLAGFAGVAELCGLKGYLTLDLSPGFGYSGIVVAMLAALHPLGVVISAIFVAIVSIGADSMSRSLNISNYIADVATAAALLAVLVSMLVSRYRIRWR, encoded by the coding sequence ATGAGGCTTGAACCACGCGAAAACGTCTCCCTGGCACTCAAGGCATTGGGACCGATCCTAGCCATTGCCGTGGCCATGGGTTTCTGTTCCCTGCTCATCATCTGGTCCGGGGCCTCTCCCATGGAAGCCTGGGGCTTGCTGCTCAAAGGTTCATTGGGCTCCACCTTTGCTCTGACCGAAACCCTGACCCGCGCAACCCCCTTGATCTTCACCGGGCTGGCAGCGGCCATTGCCTTCCGGGCCAAGCTCTGGAACATCGGCGGTGAAGGACAGCTGTACGCCGGGGCCTGCATCGCCACCTGGCTGGGCACCGGGATGCTCGACCTCCCGGTCTGGCTGATGGTCCCTGTTCTGTTCCTGGCCGGAGCTCTGGCTGGTGGACTGCTGCTACTCGGCCCGACTCTGCTCAAGACCAAACTGTCCGTGGACGAGGTGGTCACGACCCTGCTTCTGAATTTCATCGTACTGCTGTTCGTGAACTGGCTGGTCTTTGGGCCCTGGAAAGACCCCATGGCCATGGGCTGGCCCCAGGCCGCGCCTGTCGTCGACTCCGCAGAGTTGGGGCAGATGGTCGCCAAGACACGCCTGCACTGGGGATTTGTCATCGCCTTGGCCTGCGCCGTGGGAGCCTGGGCCTTGATGCGCTTCACCACCTGGGGATTCGAAATCCGCGCTGTGGGGCATAACCAGCAGGCCAGCCGCTTTGCTGGCATCCCGGTCAACGCCGCCATTGTCCGCACCGCGCTCATCTCCGGCGGACTAGCCGGCTTTGCGGGGGTGGCCGAACTGTGCGGACTCAAGGGCTACCTGACCCTGGACCTGTCCCCGGGCTTCGGCTATTCGGGCATCGTGGTCGCCATGCTTGCAGCACTGCATCCTCTGGGAGTCGTGATCTCGGCCATTTTTGTCGCCATCGTCTCCATCGGGGCCGACTCCATGAGCCGCTCCCTGAATATTTCCAACTACATTGCAGACGTGGCCACCGCCGCCGCGCTGCTGGCCGTCTTGGTCAGCATGCTCGTCTCGCGCTACCGCATCAGGTGGAGGTAG
- a CDS encoding ABC transporter permease yields the protein MDILNFLLETGFWLATVRMATPLVFGTLGELICERAGVLNLGIEGIMAAGCMSGWMWVYMGGSLWGGVMFAALVGATFGLLHAAFTVHLGLSQHVTGLGITMLASACSSFVFRMLLPKATTPPKIIPFENINIPGLSDLPFVGPVFFQQSPMTVLAIVAVIVVSYVLYRTPAGLALRMTGENPMAVESQGLSVFSIRTWAVVSGSALMAVGGAFLTLSAFDAYYIGMVNGRGWICIALVVFASWRPGKALLGATLFAAFDAVQMRVQQQAAMAIPYQFYLMMPYVFSIVALIIMSRRAAYPKALLVPFRKGER from the coding sequence ATGGATATTCTGAATTTTCTACTTGAAACCGGCTTCTGGCTGGCAACGGTCCGCATGGCGACTCCCCTTGTCTTCGGCACGCTGGGTGAACTGATCTGCGAGCGCGCCGGGGTCCTGAATCTGGGCATCGAAGGCATCATGGCTGCGGGCTGCATGTCCGGCTGGATGTGGGTTTACATGGGCGGAAGCTTGTGGGGTGGCGTCATGTTTGCCGCGCTGGTGGGCGCGACCTTCGGCCTGTTGCATGCGGCTTTCACCGTGCATCTGGGACTGTCACAGCACGTCACCGGGCTGGGCATCACCATGCTGGCCTCGGCCTGCTCGTCCTTTGTGTTCCGCATGCTGCTGCCCAAAGCCACAACTCCACCCAAAATCATCCCCTTCGAGAACATCAACATCCCCGGCCTCTCGGACCTCCCGTTCGTGGGACCGGTGTTCTTCCAGCAATCACCCATGACCGTTTTGGCCATCGTGGCCGTCATTGTTGTCAGCTACGTGTTGTACCGAACCCCGGCGGGGCTGGCCCTGCGCATGACCGGTGAGAATCCCATGGCCGTGGAGTCCCAAGGCCTTTCGGTCTTCTCCATCCGCACCTGGGCCGTGGTCTCGGGCAGCGCTCTGATGGCCGTGGGTGGAGCATTTTTGACGTTGTCGGCCTTTGACGCCTATTACATCGGCATGGTCAACGGACGCGGCTGGATTTGCATCGCACTGGTGGTCTTCGCCTCATGGCGACCGGGCAAGGCGCTCTTGGGCGCAACCCTGTTTGCCGCCTTTGACGCCGTGCAGATGCGCGTGCAGCAACAGGCAGCCATGGCCATACCGTACCAGTTCTATCTGATGATGCCCTACGTGTTCTCCATCGTCGCGCTGATCATCATGTCGCGCCGGGCAGCCTATCCCAAGGCCCTGCTGGTGCCTTTCCGAAAAGGCGAACGATAA
- a CDS encoding amidohydrolase family protein, protein MLDLLVKNATLHGHIEPHDIAVQDGKFIEIAPRIEAQATETIDASGRLVTPPFVDSHFHMDATLSTGLPRFNESGTLLEGIKIWGELKPDLTAEAVKDRALELLTWSVARGTLAVRTHVDVTDPTLMAVDVLLEVREQMKDYVDIQLVAFPQDGVLRTPGGKELLQRALDKGVDVVGGIPHFERTMNEGRESVQWLCEQAAQRGLLVDMHCDESDDPLSRHVEALAFETQRLGLHGRVTGSHLTSMHSMDNYYVSKLIPLMAEARLNVVCNPLVNITLQGRHDTYPKRRGLTRVPELMAAGLIVALGQDDIMDPWYPMGSHDMLEVAHMGAHCLQMMGISQLNTLFDAVTSDAAQVMQLDGYGLKPGTDADFVILQAKDAIEAIRLRSARLTVVRRGNIVAETPEITSKVRMGDNDHRVDFSLKRTATGQ, encoded by the coding sequence ATGCTGGATCTACTCGTCAAGAACGCCACGCTTCACGGCCATATCGAGCCACATGACATCGCCGTTCAGGATGGAAAATTCATAGAGATCGCCCCACGCATCGAGGCTCAGGCCACTGAAACCATCGATGCCAGCGGACGTCTGGTGACCCCTCCATTTGTGGACAGCCACTTCCATATGGATGCCACCCTGTCCACGGGGCTACCTCGCTTCAATGAAAGCGGAACCCTGTTGGAAGGCATCAAGATCTGGGGCGAACTGAAACCCGATCTCACTGCCGAGGCCGTCAAAGACCGTGCTCTGGAACTGCTGACATGGTCCGTGGCGCGAGGCACTCTGGCTGTGCGCACCCATGTGGATGTGACCGACCCCACCCTGATGGCCGTGGACGTCCTGCTGGAAGTGCGCGAGCAGATGAAGGACTACGTGGACATTCAATTGGTGGCCTTCCCCCAGGACGGTGTGCTGCGCACCCCCGGCGGCAAGGAGTTGCTGCAGCGGGCTCTGGACAAGGGCGTGGATGTGGTGGGTGGTATCCCGCATTTCGAGCGAACCATGAACGAGGGACGTGAATCCGTACAATGGCTCTGCGAGCAGGCCGCCCAGCGGGGCCTCCTGGTGGACATGCACTGCGACGAATCCGACGACCCCCTGTCGCGACACGTGGAGGCTCTGGCCTTCGAGACGCAGCGGCTCGGACTGCATGGCCGGGTCACGGGCTCGCATCTGACAAGCATGCATTCCATGGACAATTATTATGTCTCCAAGCTGATCCCACTCATGGCCGAAGCCCGGCTGAATGTGGTCTGCAACCCGCTGGTGAACATCACTCTCCAGGGCCGCCACGACACCTATCCCAAGCGCCGGGGGCTGACCCGGGTGCCGGAACTGATGGCCGCGGGATTGATCGTGGCCTTGGGGCAGGACGACATCATGGACCCCTGGTATCCCATGGGCAGTCACGACATGCTGGAAGTGGCACACATGGGCGCGCACTGCCTGCAGATGATGGGAATCTCCCAGTTGAACACCCTATTTGATGCAGTCACATCCGATGCCGCGCAGGTCATGCAGCTGGACGGCTACGGCCTGAAGCCAGGAACTGATGCGGACTTTGTGATCCTTCAGGCCAAGGACGCCATCGAGGCCATCCGCCTGCGCTCGGCGCGGTTGACTGTTGTCCGACGGGGCAACATCGTGGCCGAAACCCCTGAGATCACCTCCAAGGTCCGGATGGGAGACAACGACCACCGGGTTGATTTTTCCCTGAAGCGGACAGCTACCGGTCAATAA
- a CDS encoding M20 family metallopeptidase produces MDNLDELIALTSKLIRFKSTSSRPEEIDSCAAYIHAWLKANGIASQLTHNNDVPCVSVLPKDDAVPVLLMAHFDVVEAEDDSLFEPKVENGSLWGRGSLDDKYGVAMSMLRYRDSLREVVAQGGTQADMPFGLLLTGDEESGGHDGARTLLKQVRTNFCIALDGGAPDTVIIKQKGILNLRLTAQGKAAHGARPWRGENAADLLIEDYLRLKELFPDKGGEHWHRTLNLGALHTGSNSLNQVPAEAHALFDVRYTEEDTPDELVKAMRATIRGTLEVLVQEPQLIPYETPYLGLLLEQHPDMHPGCAHGASDARFLTERGIPGVVWGAWGSSTAHSLAEHVTLESLNTLSRRLQSFLQAIPINIPIKN; encoded by the coding sequence ATGGACAATCTCGACGAACTCATCGCACTGACCTCGAAACTCATCCGTTTCAAATCCACCAGCTCCCGCCCTGAAGAAATTGACTCCTGCGCGGCCTACATTCACGCCTGGCTCAAAGCCAACGGCATTGCCAGCCAACTGACCCACAATAATGACGTGCCCTGCGTTTCAGTTCTTCCCAAGGACGACGCTGTACCCGTGCTGCTGATGGCCCACTTCGATGTGGTTGAAGCCGAAGACGACTCCCTGTTCGAGCCCAAGGTGGAAAACGGAAGTCTCTGGGGTCGCGGAAGCCTTGACGATAAATACGGCGTGGCGATGTCCATGCTTCGGTATCGGGATTCACTTCGCGAAGTCGTGGCGCAGGGAGGAACACAGGCTGACATGCCCTTTGGCCTGCTGCTGACCGGAGATGAAGAATCCGGAGGTCACGACGGAGCCAGGACTCTGCTAAAACAGGTGCGCACGAATTTCTGCATTGCTCTGGACGGTGGCGCACCGGACACGGTGATCATCAAACAAAAGGGAATCCTCAACCTGCGCCTGACGGCCCAAGGAAAGGCGGCTCATGGAGCCCGCCCTTGGCGGGGCGAAAATGCTGCGGATCTGCTTATCGAAGATTACCTGCGACTCAAAGAGTTGTTCCCGGACAAGGGTGGCGAACACTGGCATCGAACACTGAACCTGGGTGCTCTGCATACGGGCTCAAACTCCTTGAACCAGGTCCCCGCAGAAGCCCATGCCCTGTTCGATGTTCGCTACACGGAAGAGGACACTCCCGACGAACTCGTAAAGGCCATGCGCGCCACAATCCGGGGAACACTGGAAGTTCTGGTTCAGGAGCCCCAACTCATCCCGTATGAAACCCCATACCTTGGCTTGCTGCTTGAGCAGCACCCCGACATGCACCCCGGCTGCGCGCACGGTGCCAGTGACGCCCGTTTTCTTACCGAACGTGGCATTCCCGGAGTGGTCTGGGGCGCCTGGGGCAGTTCCACAGCCCACAGCCTGGCCGAACACGTCACGCTCGAGAGCCTGAACACCCTGTCCCGACGCCTGCAATCCTTCCTGCAAGCCATCCCCATCAACATCCCGATAAAAAACTAA
- a CDS encoding HD-GYP domain-containing protein translates to MHNENAAQLQESYISISPLMLVPGKCGRFNVHLLQGREFVLYTKADEQFTQAHRNKLCDHGVCEVYIQKEHEVFYKEYVEDNLGHVLMDDNAAYEERARILHEASLAIVQEAFDRRLPEHIVRQRNFQRIVETVQETVRLLAQGQSFKAIAQFISHDYSTFSHCVHVFLYSSALLQTYDLDEETMVQAGIGAMLHDIGKSVIPSEILLKPGVLTNQERNIIETHTTQGLKLCRLFPLGQIATDCIQHHHEKLDGNGYPMNLRKEQISRPVRAVTIADIYDAMTTNRSYCKAMNPFQVLRIMRDEMYGELDINMFKRFVQVLSGADIV, encoded by the coding sequence ATGCACAACGAAAACGCTGCTCAGCTCCAAGAGAGCTACATCTCCATCTCTCCGCTCATGCTTGTGCCGGGGAAATGTGGCCGATTCAATGTGCACCTGCTCCAGGGCAGGGAGTTCGTCCTCTACACAAAAGCCGATGAGCAATTCACCCAAGCACATCGCAACAAGCTTTGCGATCACGGCGTTTGCGAAGTCTACATCCAGAAAGAACACGAAGTCTTCTACAAGGAATATGTGGAGGACAATCTTGGCCACGTCCTGATGGATGACAACGCAGCCTATGAAGAACGCGCCCGCATTCTGCATGAAGCCTCTCTTGCCATTGTACAGGAAGCCTTTGATCGTCGCCTGCCCGAGCACATCGTCCGCCAACGCAACTTCCAGCGTATCGTCGAGACCGTTCAGGAAACCGTACGTCTGCTTGCCCAAGGCCAATCCTTCAAGGCCATAGCGCAGTTCATCTCTCACGATTACAGCACGTTCTCTCATTGCGTGCATGTGTTCCTCTATTCCTCGGCCCTGCTCCAGACCTATGATCTGGATGAGGAAACCATGGTCCAGGCTGGAATCGGAGCCATGTTGCATGACATTGGCAAATCCGTAATTCCCAGCGAAATCCTCCTGAAGCCAGGAGTCCTGACCAATCAGGAACGAAACATCATCGAGACACATACCACTCAGGGTTTGAAACTTTGCAGGCTATTTCCCCTCGGCCAGATTGCCACAGACTGCATCCAGCACCACCACGAGAAACTCGACGGCAACGGCTACCCCATGAACCTGCGCAAAGAGCAAATCTCGCGCCCGGTTCGCGCCGTGACCATTGCTGACATCTACGACGCCATGACCACCAATCGTTCCTACTGCAAAGCCATGAACCCCTTCCAGGTCCTCAGGATCATGCGTGACGAAATGTACGGCGAATTGGACATCAACATGTTCAAGCGCTTCGTTCAGGTGCTCTCCGGCGCCGACATCGTCTAA
- a CDS encoding TrmB family transcriptional regulator, giving the protein MDTIEALKTFGLTGQEAVMYITLLTHGPLSGYECAKRAGISRSNAYAALAGLAEKGGAMRSEQKTSKHLPTPKDEFLKLLRKRSEKTLKMLDKELPDRVSETAPYLTLTGHESVAERMRSMLDGAQSHVYISAHSSEVPAMSQALEGCVSRGVKTVLISDACPVAGVHHHSKPKELGQVNIIADTSAVLTGTLLPEATAQCLYSRNSQLVRLMREAFLNELELIERDTRS; this is encoded by the coding sequence ATGGACACCATCGAGGCACTCAAAACCTTCGGGCTGACCGGACAAGAAGCGGTCATGTACATCACGCTACTGACCCATGGGCCACTCAGCGGATACGAATGTGCCAAACGGGCAGGAATCTCCCGCTCCAATGCCTATGCCGCCCTGGCCGGATTGGCTGAAAAAGGCGGAGCCATGCGCAGCGAGCAAAAGACCAGCAAGCATCTGCCCACCCCCAAGGATGAATTCCTGAAGCTGCTGCGTAAACGCAGTGAAAAAACGCTGAAAATGCTGGACAAGGAGCTGCCTGACCGTGTCAGCGAAACAGCTCCGTACCTCACCCTCACCGGCCACGAAAGCGTTGCCGAACGGATGCGGAGCATGCTGGATGGAGCACAAAGTCATGTCTACATCTCTGCGCATTCCAGCGAAGTCCCGGCCATGTCACAGGCCCTCGAAGGATGTGTATCCCGAGGCGTAAAAACCGTACTCATCTCCGATGCCTGCCCTGTCGCTGGAGTGCACCATCACTCCAAACCCAAAGAACTTGGGCAGGTCAACATCATCGCCGACACCAGTGCGGTACTCACGGGCACCCTGCTCCCCGAGGCCACTGCGCAGTGCCTGTATTCCAGGAACAGCCAACTCGTCCGCCTCATGCGCGAGGCTTTTCTGAACGAACTTGAACTCATCGAGCGAGACACACGATCATGA
- the lysA gene encoding diaminopimelate decarboxylase: MSNDRYHIHGGFTAQTQFYGDSTPAELMQAYGSPLYVYNEDILRRRCRELTGLVDHERFEVNYSAKANSNPQLLSIVKEEGLRVDAMSPGEIHIELTAGFKPQDILYICNNVSAQEMRFATERGVRVSVDSLSQLELFGQTNPGGEVAIRFNPGSGAGHHAKVVTAGKKTKFGVSPDDIPTVKAILARHRLRLAGVNQHIGSLFMTGETYLEAAQTLMTIATSFDEIDFIDFGGGFGVPYKKLSGQPRLDLKELGKGLTRTIERFEAETGWTPRYHVEPGRYICAECGVLLGTVHAVKDVAGNAYAGTDLGFNVLSRPVLYDSHHDIEAYRGGDTPFGESTPVTVVGNICETGDIIAKDRMLPELIENDILAVLDAGAYGYVMSSNYNCRLRPAEVLIQSDGQPRLIRRADTLEDLLAPYGLAS; the protein is encoded by the coding sequence ATGAGCAACGATAGATACCATATCCATGGCGGTTTCACTGCCCAGACCCAATTTTACGGAGACAGCACTCCAGCGGAATTGATGCAGGCCTATGGCAGCCCTCTGTATGTTTACAACGAAGACATCCTGCGCCGTCGCTGTCGGGAACTGACCGGGCTGGTGGATCATGAACGATTCGAGGTCAACTACTCGGCCAAGGCCAACAGCAACCCGCAACTGCTTTCCATCGTAAAAGAAGAAGGCCTGCGCGTGGATGCCATGAGCCCGGGTGAGATCCACATCGAACTGACCGCCGGTTTCAAGCCTCAGGACATCCTGTATATTTGCAATAATGTTTCCGCTCAGGAGATGCGCTTCGCCACGGAACGTGGCGTCCGGGTCTCCGTGGATTCCCTGTCGCAACTGGAGCTGTTCGGCCAGACCAATCCGGGTGGGGAAGTGGCCATCCGCTTCAACCCCGGCTCCGGTGCTGGACACCACGCCAAGGTTGTCACTGCCGGGAAGAAGACCAAATTCGGAGTTTCCCCAGACGACATCCCCACGGTTAAGGCCATCCTGGCCCGACACCGCCTGCGGTTGGCGGGCGTGAACCAGCACATCGGCTCGCTGTTCATGACCGGTGAGACCTATCTGGAGGCCGCCCAGACACTGATGACCATTGCAACCAGCTTTGACGAAATAGACTTCATCGACTTCGGTGGTGGCTTCGGGGTTCCCTACAAAAAACTGTCGGGGCAACCCCGACTGGATCTGAAAGAACTGGGCAAGGGCCTGACCCGCACAATCGAACGATTCGAAGCCGAAACCGGATGGACCCCGCGTTACCATGTGGAACCAGGTCGGTATATCTGCGCGGAATGCGGGGTTTTGCTGGGCACAGTGCATGCAGTCAAGGACGTTGCCGGAAACGCCTATGCCGGAACGGACCTCGGCTTCAATGTCCTCTCTCGCCCGGTGCTCTACGATTCGCACCACGACATCGAGGCCTATCGCGGCGGCGACACTCCCTTCGGTGAATCCACTCCCGTCACCGTGGTCGGCAATATCTGCGAGACCGGAGACATCATCGCCAAGGACAGAATGCTGCCTGAACTGATCGAAAACGATATCCTGGCTGTGCTGGATGCCGGCGCCTATGGTTATGTCATGAGTTCCAACTACAACTGCCGCCTGCGCCCGGCTGAAGTGCTGATCCAGTCAGACGGTCAGCCAAGGCTCATCCGCAGAGCCGACACCCTCGAGGACCTTTTGGCTCCATACGGACTGGCGAGCTAA